The sequence GTCCAGAACGTACGCCGTTCTGGACGAGATAGTCAAGAACGCTTATCCTGGGCCCATGGCCAGACCCCGGAGCTTCGACGAAGCGGCAGTCCTGCGCACCGCACGGGACCAGTTCTGGGAGACCGGCTACGCAGGCACGAAGGTCGACGACATCGCCGCCGCGACCGGCCTCGGCAAGGGCAGCCTCTACGGCGCCTTCGGCGACAAGCACGCGCTCTTCCTGCGCGTCTTCGACCACTACTGCGCGAAATCGGCCGACGGCGTGCGAGAACAGCTCGAAGGCCCCGACGAGACGGCCTATCAGCGGCTCGGCGACCACGTGCGGGCGATCGCCGAGTCGGTCGCCGCCGACCGGGCACGGCGGGGGTGCCTGATCGCGAAGAGCACGGCCGAATGCGCGGAGCACGACGAGGCGGTCGCGGCCCGCAGCCGGCAGCTGTTCCGCGAAATGCAGGACCACCTGACGGCGTGCATCGCGGGCGCCCAGCGCGCGGGCGACATCGACGCCGGCGCGGACCCCGGCCACCTGGCCGGGCTCGTGCTGGCCGTCTTGCGCGGCCTCGAAGCGCTGGGCAAGGGCGGCGTCGAGCCGGCGGGCATCCGCGCGATCGCCGAGACCGCGATCGCCGTGCTGCCCCGGCCGTGAGCGGCTGACGCGTTGGGCCAACCGGTCT is a genomic window of Amycolatopsis lexingtonensis containing:
- a CDS encoding TetR/AcrR family transcriptional regulator translates to MARPRSFDEAAVLRTARDQFWETGYAGTKVDDIAAATGLGKGSLYGAFGDKHALFLRVFDHYCAKSADGVREQLEGPDETAYQRLGDHVRAIAESVAADRARRGCLIAKSTAECAEHDEAVAARSRQLFREMQDHLTACIAGAQRAGDIDAGADPGHLAGLVLAVLRGLEALGKGGVEPAGIRAIAETAIAVLPRP